The genomic DNA ATATGTGCCAAAAAAATGTATTCATCATATAGGGGGAGAATCGTATGAAGAAATTCAGTTCGCTTAAGTCTTTATTTGTATGTACTTTATTATTTTCGGCTGTAGTAACAGGGTGTAGTTCAAAGACAGGCAATGCAGATGCAAAAAGTAAAAATACGAATGAAAAGAAAATTGTTGTATATAGTGCAGGGCCAAAAGGGTTAGCAGAAAAAATTCAAAAAGACTTTGAAAAGAAAACAGGTATAAAAGTAGAAATGTTTCAAGGAACAACAGGTAAGATTTTAGCGAGAATGGAAGCTGAAAAGAAAAATCCAGTCGTTGATGTAGTCGTACTTGCATCATTACCAGCGATGGAAGGATTAAAGAAAGAGGGTCAAACGTTAGCTTATAAAGAAGCGAAACAAGCTGATAAGCTGCGTTCTGAATGGTCAGATGATAAAGGACATTATTTCGGGTATAGTGCTTCAGCATTAGGGATTGTGTACAATACAAAAAATGTGAAGACAGCGCCTGAAGATTGGAGCGATATAACGAAAGGGGAATGGAAAGGAAAAGTGAATCTTCCAGATCCAGCACTTTCAGGTTCAGCTTTAGACTTTGTAACAGGATATGTGAAAAAGAATGGAAAAGATGGATGGAATTTATTTGAACAGCTTAAGAAAAATGAAGTTACAGTAGCAGGAGCAAATCAAGAAGCTTTAGATCCAGTAGTAACAGGTGCGAAAGATATGGTAATTGCAGGTGTTGATTATATGACGTACAGCGCAAAAGTAAAGGGTGAACCGGTTGATATCGTATATCCAAAAAGCGGAACAGTTATTAGCCCACGTGCAGCGGGGATTATGAAGGATAGTAAAAATGTAGAGGGTGCAAAAGAGTTTATTGATTATTTATTATCAGATGATGTGCAAAAACAAGTTGCTAAAGCGTATTTATTGCCAGGTAGAACAGATATAAAAGCTGAAAATAGACCGAATGTAGAAGAGATTCCAGTATTAAATATTGATTGGAAAACAGTTGAGAAAGAGCAAGATGAAATAGGAAAACAATTTAAGAAAGTATTTCAATAAGATGGTGATTCCATGGTAAATCGATTCATATCAGTAAGACAAGTTGGAATGACGGTAGCGTTATTACTTGTGGCGATGTTAATCGTCATTCCGCTTTTTCTCATTTTATTTTCTAGTATATATGAAAATAGCAGCTGGAACTTTTTAAAGCCTTTTGAAGTGATGCAGAGTGGTGGATTAGCTGGGATTTTTCTAAACTCGATGCTTCTAGGTGTACTCGTTGTAATAGGAGCTACAATATTTGCATTTCCATTGGCGTTTATTATGAGGAAAACAGATGTAGGAAAGTATAGTAAGTTAGATATTGTTTTTATGATTCCATTTATGACACCGCCGTATATTGGATCAATGGGCTGGATTTTGTTCATGCAACCTAACGGCTATTTTGAACAATTTTTTCCGATGCTAAAGACAGTTTCATCATCGTTTTTTAGTTTAGGAGGTATGGTCTTAATTATGAGTCTGCATTTATTCCCATTCCTTTATTTCATGCTGAAAAACACGTTACTTCAGATTGGGAGTAGTAAAGAAGAAGCTGCAGCAGTTCATGGCGGAAGTTTTCTCTATCGTTTAAGAAAAATAATATTGCCGTTATTAGTATCAAGTTATGTAATGGGTGCTTTACTCATTTTCGTAAAGACGATTGCTGAATTTGGAACACCGGCTACATTCGGACGTAGAATAGGATTCCACGTGTTAACATCAGAAATCCATAAATTTATTTCGAGTTGGCCAATTGATTTTAGTAGTGCAACAGCATTATCTTCTTTATTACTTAGTGCTTGTATGCTCATTTGGTATATGCAAAATGTATTGAATCGAAAGTATTCATATGCAATGGTTAGTGGAAAAGGTGTGAAATCTAAAAGATATACTTTGTCTATATTTACGCGCGTTGTAGCATGGATGTATGTAATTGGTTTATTAATCGTATCAATTGGAATTCCATACTTTTCTATACTGATTGCTTCTTTGTCAAAATTAAGAGGCGGCGGTTTACATGTAAATAACTTTACAACAAGCCATTATGAGGCATTGTTTACAATGGGATCTCCGGGATTAGAGGCTTTATGGAATAGTTTTCTTTTTTCACTCGTAACAGCGATTATTGCGGTAATGATTGGAGTCTTTTTGGCACTTATGATTCGAAAGGGGAAAAAAAACTCTGAAAAATGGCTCGATATGTGCGGTATGTTACCCAATATGGTACCAGGAATCGTTATGGTTGTAGGTCTTATTCTATTTTGGAATTCACCATATATGCCCCTGTCAATTTACAATACACCAGTCATGGTTATCGTAACGTATGTTGTGCTGTTTTTACCTTACACGGTGCAATATGTAAAATCATCACTCGGACAAATTGATGATTCTCTCATGCAGGCAGGAAGTGTTTTTTCGGGAAATTATATTTATATTTTTAGAAAAATAATATTGCCTCTTATTATCCCAGGCATTCTTGCTGGATGGGCGATGACATTTACAATTTCGATAAGAGAGTTAGTAGCATCGCTTCTCGTATTACCTCCATCAGTAGAAACGTCAGCAACGTTTATTTTTGCTCAATTTGAACAGGGTGAAGTATCTATAGGCATGGCGATGGCCGTTGTTTCTGTTGGACTTACAACAATGTGCTTATTACTGCTACAACATATGGAGCAAAAGCGAAAAGGGGTAGCATGATGAGGATAGAAGTATGGGGTGGGGCAGGAGAATACGGTCGCTCCTGCTATTTTGTAAAAAATAAAGAGACGAAAATAGTATTTGATTGTGGTATTAATCGATCTTATGAGGATAGTTATCCAAAAATAGAGAGAGAAGCTGTTCCATTTTTAGATGCGGTATTTTTATCACATATTCATGAAGATCATACGATGGGTTTACCTTTATTAGCGAAGTATGGATATAAGAAAAAAATTTGGACGACTCGTTATACGAAGGAGCAACTGCCGTTATATTATGAAAAATGGAGAAACTATAATGTGATGCAAGGGTGGAATTTACCTTATAGCGACCAACACATAAAAGATTTAAATTATGTATGTATTGATGAGATTAGTAATCCAAATGAATGGATACAAATTACTCCTACATTGCGGTTTCAGTGGGGATATAGTGGGCATGTATTAGGAGCTGTTTGGTTTTTAGTTGATTTGTGTAATACATACGTGTTCTATTCCGGCGATTATTCAGCAGAGTCTAATATACTACGAGCTAATTTACCTGAGAAATTGGGCCACAATATAAAAGTTGCAATTGTAGATGCCGCTTACCACACAGATGATGTTTCGCAAAATGAAAGATTAGATGATCTATGTGCAGAAATTGAGCGAGTTATGCAGAATAAAGGAATAGCATTGCTACCGCTGCCACAACTTGGTAGGGCGCAAGATATAGTATTGTATTTATATGAACGATATAAAGAATTTCCGCTTATAGTAGATAAAGAAATTTTGGCTGGATTTGAAGAGATGTTCATATATAAAGATTGGATAAAAAATAATGAAGAACTTAAATGGATTATGGAGAGTTTAAAAAGAAACATAATAGTGATGGATAATGACATTAGTATGCAAAATAGTTATGGAATAGTTGTAATGAGTGATGCGAATATGCAAACGAAACGAGCACAGTTATGCTATGAACAGCTTCGGAATGAAAAACGTAATTCCGTTATTTTTACTGGGCATATTGCGAAAGGGAGTTTTGCAGAAAGAGTTATGAAAGAACATGTAAGGAGTACATGTAGGGTGAAGCGAGTTCCGTATAAAGTTCACCAAAGTATAAAAGACGTTAAAGAGATGTTAAATACATTATTACCAGAACATACGGTGCTAGTGCATGCTTTGAAAGAGGATACGGATCGATTACAACAAAAGCTAAGTACAGCAGGATATGAAAATGTATATTCACTTGCAATGGAACGTATAGAAGTCATTTAAAATGTAAAGGGGATAGGTATATGAAAAAAGTATTTGTATTCGTAAGTATTTTCTTTTGTTGTTTTCTTTATAACGTTAAGGAAGGGTTTGCTGCTAGTCCAATGAAACCTAGTTTTGAAGTAAAGTTATTATTGAAGCCAGAACAAGTATTAGGTTATAACAAAGAGATGAAGCAAGAGGTGCTAGAACATTTCCAGGCTGGTACAAAATATGAAAGAATACAAGTACAATTTTTAGATACTGCAAATAAAAGTTTAAGTGATGAAGGTTGGTTTGCTAGAATTCGAAAGAAAGAATTTAGTAAAGATTTTGAACTAACATATAAAAAAAGATATCCTATTCAAAATGGTGTAATTCAAGATGCACTAGAAGTAGCTAAAAAAGAAGGATTCGATAGTAATACGGATAGTTATGAGGCGGAAATAGATTGGGGATTTGAGAAGAAAACATTAAGCATTTCAAATAAGAAAAGTTACAGTGCTAAAGGATATGGAATACTTGATTTACCAAATGAACAAGCTGCTCAAAATATGTTAATGGAAAAATTACCAGGGAAAATGAACAGATGGTTGTATACAAATTGGGGAGAAGAGATGTTAAAGAATTCCCGTATTTACGGTCCTGTATTAATGAAACGATATACAGGAGAGTTTGAAAACATAAAAGCAAATATTGAAATTTGGCCATTAAGTAATACCGGAAAATTAGAAGATGACTTCGTAATAGAAGTGTCATTTAAAACAAATGAAGAAAGTATTGCGACAAAACAAAGGGAATTATTAATGGCGAGTTTAGAGAAAAAAGGCTGGTTGTTACCGAAAGATAGTTTGAAGACAGAGCTTATTTTTCAGTAAATAGTAAAAAGGAATCCATATGCCATGGATTCCTTTTTATATATGAGTATTAAGCTAAATCAGCTGACACGAACATATCACTATTTTGAAGATTTTTAGAGCGTAAACTATAAGCAACTACCTTCGTTTTATATTGTTTTACAACATCAACATGCTCTTCATGACTGTAAATATAAAATGTGAAATCTTTTTTACCACGTTTTGCATTGATAATTAAAGGAGTGCCTTCATTATGGGGTGGTGCATAATAGCGATCTAAAAATAAACCTTCGTTAAAATCATGAATAATTTTTGATTTCTGTTCGCCTTCTACGTTATTTCCGTGAATTGTAATAGTCACATTCTCTTCTTCAAGTTTTGGATGTGTTTCGTACTTGCTAATAATGGATTCAATAACAGTGTTAGGAAGGCTAGAAACGATAATTTTAAATGCCCCAAATACAACTAACATTACAATAAACCAAGTCGTCATAGTAATCATCCCCTTTATTCTATTTAATAATATAACTCATATGGTAATAGTACATATGGTGAAGTTTTGTATAATTTGTGAAAAATATGCCATTTTTACGAATGAAATATTAGAAAAATCAATTTTGTTACAAAAAGTTGAAATTGAAGTATTTTAAAAGAAAAAGGTTTATAATAAAAATATAACTAATAACCACATTACTAATTATAAGGAAGTGTAACTATGAGTACTGTAGCAATCGTATATGGTATTATTCTTTCCACAATTATTGTTTTGTTTTTTGTTGGGGTTTCACGTTATATTCATAAATGGAAAGAAAGCGTTGCGAAATTAAATCACATTGAAGAAGAACTTAGTGATTTAATGTTACATCATGGTAAATAAAAAGATAATTTTTTAACGAAACAATGTGAAGGATATCACAAAACATGCTTTCCTAATGAAGGCATGTTTTTTTGTTGTGTGAAAGTTAGACATATTCATGAGATTTTCCATACAATACAGTGTGAAATAAAAAAATGATTCTTTGCTTGTAGGAATATTTATTCGTTTTTGTATAATTTTGTAATTTAGTTCGGTATAATTATGATATAGAAGGAAATTTGTTAGAGGGGGTATATTGTGAACATATTAAAGATTATAGGAATAATTGCAGGAGTCATTATAGTAGCTGTTATAGCTTTCTTTGTTATTATGAATTACTATTTGTCAAAAGAAGATCCTGATTACGTATTAAAGTACATAAAAGAACATAAAGAAGATGAAACATGTTCATTACTTATTAAAAGAAATGGAGAAGTATTAACTTCTATAAATGAAAATAAAAAATTGCCATTAGCAAGTATGGCAAAAATCGTAATAGCAGTTGAATTTGCTAAGCAAGTTTCAGAAGGAAAAATAAGTCGTGATGAACAAATTTCATTGCACGAGCTAGAAAAATATTACGTTAAAGATACTGATGGTGGAGCACATCCTAACTGGTTAGAAGATGCCAAAGCGAGAGAATTAGTGAAAAATGGACAAATCGCTTTAGAAGAAGTCGCTAAAGGAATGATTCATTATAGTTCTAATGCAAATACAACATATTTGTTAGAAAAGCTTGGAATAGAAAGAGTAAATGAAAGTATAAAAGAGTTAGAGCTTACTAGTCATGATAAGTTCACTTCTTATACGGCTGCACTATATATGAGAGGATACGTAGAAAAAGAACTTCATGTGCCAGAAAATCAGTCATTAAAAACGTTACGTAACATGTCAAAAGATGAATATAATAAACATGTGTTACAAATACAGGAATGGATGAAAGATGAGGAAGAATGGAAAAAGCGGGATATTCCATTAAAAGTAGATATGGAATTTCAGCGAATTTGGTCAGATCGATTAGTGGGTGCAAACGCTAAAGATTATATGAGTATAATGGAAAAAATAAATAGTAGAAATTATTTTCCTAAATTAATGCAAGAAGAAATCGAGAATATTTTCAAAGGCACAGTTGATAATAGTAAGTTAGAATTTGCGGGGCAAAAAGGTGGATCTACCGCATTCGTATTGACCAAAAGTTTGTATAGTACAGATAAGAAAGGTAATAAGATAGAAGCTGTCATTATGTTTAACGATATAGAAAATCAAGTTGTATATCAAAAGCTGAGAAATAATATAAATTATTTTATTCAAGATGCTATAACAGATGAAGAGTTTAGAAATAAATTATAATGAAATAATTTTATTATGTAAACAACATGCTATTAAAGGTAGGTATTGAGATGAGGTTGAATGAGTATATGCTTGAAACGTTTCCGAATTTAGAACTTAGACCACCTCTATTTTATAATTGGGATATTGGTATTCGTTTTAGATTAGGTGTGGACTATGATTGTAATAACATTTATGAAAATTGTCTATATTTAGAAGGCGTTTATAAAAGGACGATTACTTTATTTCAGTCTTTACATTCAACAAAAGATGATATTTATATTGTAGTGGATGTAAATGACCATGCAAACGGTGAAACTTTCAAACAGAAATTGAATATCTTTTCTAAGTATGTCAAAGAGAAGTCCGATTTGTTTAAGTTACAGAAAAATACAATCCCTTATGTTTTTCCAGATGAAGATGAAGATGAAGATGGAGCATATAAAACACATAGATATACTTTGAAATGTGAAATCTCTGACTTTACATACATTCCTATGTTAAAAGCAATTTGTAATCAAGATATGGGAATAAAACCGAGTATTTTTCATAGGGTGTATTTTATAAATGTTAACAAGAATACTATATTTCACGTTTATGATGATAGAGGTTGTGATGTATTAGCTATCTCTCCTGATACAATTAGGGATATTTATAATACATATAATGATTGGATATTAGAATACGATAGAAATAAAATTGATAAAGTATTTAATTGGATGTAGTCTATTTTAATTGAGGGAAATACCATATGAGGTGTTTCCCTTTTATTAATATGAAAATCAACATTTAAATTTGACAGTACTTATAATAAAGGTAAAGGGATTTGATGGTAATGTATTGAATTTGGATAAAAACGGAAAAGGGAGATGAATAAATGACGACAATCTATTTCGTTCGCCATGCCCACTCTACATATACAAAAGAAGAAAGGGAACGACCTTTATCTGAAAAAGGGCACTGTGATGCAGAGAATGTAACGCATTTATTAAAAGATAAACATATTGATGTTGTTATTTCTAGTCCGTACAAAAGAGCGATCCAAACTGTACAAGGAATTGCGAATACATATAAATTATTAATACAAACAGAAGAAGATTTGCGTGAAAGATTATTGAGTACAGAGCCAGTAGCAGATTTTAATGTTGCTATGCAGAATGTGTGGAAAGATTGGAGTTTTGCATACGAAGGCGGAGAATCGAGTGATGTCGCACAAAGGCGCGCTGTAATATGTATGCAAAATATATTAAAACAATATGAAGGTAAGAACATTGTAATAGGTACGCATGGGAATATTATGGTATTACTAATGAATTATTTTAATTCGAAATATGATTTTGAGTTTTGGAAAACACTTCATATGCCTGATGTGTATAAATTAAATTTTGATAAAAATCGCTTCATTTCTGCTGAAAGAATAGAGAAAACAGGTCATCGGTTAAATATTTTGTAAAAGTTTATCAAAAAAAGAGGAAACAGAGAAGTTATTGTAGAAGTATGACTTTGTAACATAAAAAATATATGTTAAAGGAGGCTGTTTACATGTTTGAGAAAGAGAAAGAAGGGCTTATTGAAGTTCAAAACGTATATGAAATTGCACCAGAAGATGGAACAATTATTGGTATGGCAACGGAAGAAGAAATGGAAATTGCTGCTGAACTAGAGTTACAGTACTATGCTCATTCTCGTTTGTTAGAAGCAAATATTCAGTTAGACGGTTCCTCCTACAAAGAGTTACTTCAGGAGTTCCAGGAGTACGAAAGAAAATCAATGAGCTTTTGGCGAGCGATACATAAACGTTTAGCTGTGCCATGGGCGTGGGTACTACGTATTGATGTTGCGAATGGCCCTATATATGTAAGTAATGGTAGTTCATATTACGAAGAAATCGATGATGAAGAAGATTATGAATAGAAGATAAGTAAGGAAGCAGCTTTAGTTGCTTCCTTTTTTGATTTGTAAGAAATGAATTGCTTCAATAATAATATCTGGTCGATCATTTTCTATACCGTGACTAGCATGTTGGGCAAGAATATAGTGGCTGTTAGTTGAGAGGTGTAATTGTTCATGAATTAGTTCTTGCCACATTGCTTCAAGTTGTGTTGCTTCCTCTTTTGGCATGCCACCATTAGTCAATTGAGTAATAGAATATTGAGGATCTCTACCGATAACGATTAATGGTATTTCTAATGTTTTACATAGCTCTTTTAGTGAGAGAGCACAGTTTTTCCACTCAGATAGTTCAGAAGCTGTCGCTTTATATAATGAGGCGGAGGTAGAGAATTCAATTTGCTGTTTTGATTGATTGGCGAGCATAGATTTTAGTTCATTATAAAGTGTGTCTACATCCATTTTGGAATACATATTATATTTTTGAAACCAAACATCATCAGAATCAGTTTGATCAGAAATTGGTAAATGAAGTTCATCTAAACGGTGTAAGTTCATCGAAGTAGAATCAACTAAAATAAGTGCTTGCAGCTTATCTTCATGTAACATCGCAAAATGTTGTGCACATAATCCTCCGTAGGAATGACCGATTAGAATAAATGGCTCTTGAATAGCTAGTTTGTTTAGTAACATATGTAGCTCTTTTGTAACTTGCCTTATTGTACGCGGCTGATGGCCTACATCACTTTTTCCGTAACCTGGGCGATGGTATGAAACGACTGTAAAGTACTCTGAAAGCTTTTCTATAATAGGAAACCAATCATAAAATGAGCAACTCATTCCGGTTTGAATGACTACAGTTTGTTTACCACTTCCTTTTATATGTACTTCTATATTTTGCCCCATTATTTCTACAAATTTATGAATGTTAATTCCTCCTAAGCTTGAAATAATTTTTGACAAGCAAAAACGATACACCAAACACCTATACCGAGTAGGACAGATGTACTAAGTGTAAATGAATTTTTTAAACCAATATAGACGATAAATAATAGTAGTGCTGATGCGGGGAATCCATATAATACCCCTAAAGCAAATTGACTTAATTCTTGTTTATTCCCGCCTTCGAATGAAATCCAAAATAGACTAAGTAAACTAACGAGTGGAAGGGCAGCAATAAAGCCACCTATCGTACTGAAATGTTTAGCAACTTCAGTGATAACGCCGATAATAAGTGCCGAAACGATTACTTTAACGAGGAAATGCATATTTTGCCTCCTTCGCTAATAACGAAAATGCTTTTTCAATTAATTGTTGTTCTTCTTTTGATAACTGTGATTCTAATATTTTTATCTTTTCTTTATCCAGTAAAGTATGTTTTTCTAATACTTCAATCCCTTCAATTGTTAATGTAAGGTTTACCACTCTTTCATCTTGTTTATTTCTCTCTTTAACGATGAAGCCCTTTTGAATAAGGCGCTTTATGTGTTCAGACGCTGTGTTATGAGAAAGACTAAGCTCAGTAGCGACTTTTCCAATTGTTATATCTTTCTCACGAGAAACGATTTGTAAAATACGAATTGCTTGGTGGGAAAGGTTGTCCTCGTATTCGTATCGTAAGTGATAATAAATGCTCTCCCAATGTTGATTAATGTTGTTCATAATAATAAATCCCCTTTTTATATCGTATAGTAAGATATATTCGTTATTTTAGAAATAAAATCCTTTTATTTGGATAAAAAATGTTGAAAAAGTTTATTTTTATTGAAATATAAGGTAATCTATGTGTAAAGGTATACATTTAGCAAGAGAGAGGATGATAGCTGTGAATACATTCAAATGGATTAGTCATGAACAGATGTATGTAGATGAAATACATGTTGAAAAATGTGGTCCTCTTTCAGTCGGCGTATATGGGGGGAATCAAGAGAGTGATGCATATGAACGAGGAGATGCGGTGCTTGCTTGGTGGGATCCTGAATTACAATTTGAATTTGTTATGATTTTTGATACACATCACAAAACAAAAAATATAGATTATATAATAGAAGCGATTTCGGCAAGAAAAGAAAAACTAAAGGAGTTATTCTCATATCCAATACATTTAGCTTTTCATCATACACATATGTACTTATTAGCGTTATTTACAGATGAGTTATTTATTAAAAAATGTGATCAAGATGATGAGGAACTCGCTTGCTTAATTTGTTTACGAAAAGGCGAATTTTTATATTGGTTATCAGTTGGTGATTGTTTCGCGTATTTATTCCATTCTGAGAAAACGAAAAATGGAAAAGGACGATTAAATAAACGGAAAAATTACGAATATATTGGTAGGAAAAATATTTTTGCAGCAAATACACCTTGCTTTACGTCAGGTGTAAGAGGATTAGAAAAAGGAATGAATCACATTGTAATGGCAACAGATGGTATTTTAGAGTGTGACAAACGAAGGTTTGATGATGATCAATCTTTAGTAGAAATATTACACGACGGAAGTTGCTTGCAGATTGAGCCCGTATTAACAAATGTATTGCAGTGGAAAGGTAGAGATTGTGCCACGATTATTGGATGGTCTATTGATACTGATAATAAACAATGTGCTAATTAATATAAAAGGAGTTCAAGGTTTTTATCCTTGAACTCTTTTTTGTTAAGCAATATGAATATGATATGTTTTCAACCATTCATTTACTTGTAGCATATACTCCATGGCACTTCTTGCCTCAAAATTGTTAATCTCTTTATTACTTTGATTAGCAATTGAAAGTAAGATGGAATGGTTAATAAGTGAGAAAATAGGATTGTTTTTATTGCTACACATATCAAGTGTTAAATTACGGATTGTTTGTAAGTAGTGTGGATCTTGTGAAGTTGGATAAGCACTTTTTCTTCTATTGCGTACATCGTCAGGTAAAGCTGGTTGTAGTGCTCTACGTAAAATGCCTTTTTCAATATTATCAATACTTTTTATGTTGAAAGGAACATTCCATAAATATTCAACTAATCTATAATCGCAAAACGGTACACGAACTTCAAAACCAACAGCCATACTCATACGATCTTTACGGTCAAGTAAGAAAGGAAGGAATCTCGTTAAAAATAAATAAAACATTTGGCGTTGTTTCGCGGATTTTTTACTTTCCCCTTCAAGAGTAGGTACTTCATGAACAGCTTCATGGAATCTTTTATTGATATAGTGTTCAGGATTACATTGCTTTGTTACTTCGTTTAATAATAGAGAAGATGTGTTTTTCCAGTTTGTTAACCATGGAAACTTATCTACATACAGTAGTTCTTCTTGATGAAACCAAGGATATCCCCCGAATACTTCATCAGCCGATTCACCAGATAAAGCTACGGTTGCATCTTTTTTCATTTCGCAAAATAGTAAATATAGTGAAGTTTCCATTTCGCCTGCACTTGGCAAATCTTTCGCATGGAGGGGAACGAATAAGTGATTTGCTAATTCTTCAGCATTCACAATAATGTCATGATGCGATGTCCCTACATGTTCGGAAACACGTTTTACCCAAGGAGCGTCTAAGCCAGTGCGAGCAAATGTCAGCTCGAAATCTTTGGCGCTATTTAAAAAGTCGATTGAATACGTGTGAAGTGTTTCGTGCTCCTCTGCAAATTCTTTACCTGCAAGTGCAGTAATACCGCTAGAGTCTAATCCGCCTGATAACATACAAACGAGAGGAACATCGGCAATTAATTGTCTTTTTACTGTGTCTTGTAAAATAGATAAAATATGCGAAGATGTATCTTCTATAGAGTCTGTATGGATCTTACTTTCTAAATTCCAATACTTCGTAACTACTTTTTTATGACGTGTAAATGTTATAGAATGTCCAGCACGTACTTCTTGAATATGCTTAAACACACCACATCCTGGAGTGCGAAATAAGCCTAATCCAAATATTTCATTTATTCCATCCGCATCAATTTCAGCAGGGACAGATGGATGCGCTAATAATGCTTTAATTTCAGAGCCGAAAATAATACTGCCATTTCTTTCTGTAAAAAAGAGCGGTTTTACACCTAAATGATCTCGTACTAAAAACAATTGTTGCTTCTGTTCATCCCATAATGCAAAAGCGAAAATTCCGTTTAAATGTCGTACGCAGTCTTCTTTCCATTCTAAATAAGCATGTAGTAATACTTCTGTATCTGAATGAGTTTCAAATGTATGACCACATTTTTGAAGTTGCTCTCTCAGTTCACGGAAATTATAAATTTCTCCATTATAAGTAAGAGCATACGTATAATCACCAGCACGAAATGTCTTCGGCTGCGTCCCGCCTTCTGGATCAATAACAATTAAACGTCGGTGTGCAAAGGCCGCGCGAGGTGAAAACCAAAATCCTTCAGCATCAGGAC from Bacillus cereus G9842 includes the following:
- a CDS encoding ABC transporter substrate-binding protein; this encodes MKKFSSLKSLFVCTLLFSAVVTGCSSKTGNADAKSKNTNEKKIVVYSAGPKGLAEKIQKDFEKKTGIKVEMFQGTTGKILARMEAEKKNPVVDVVVLASLPAMEGLKKEGQTLAYKEAKQADKLRSEWSDDKGHYFGYSASALGIVYNTKNVKTAPEDWSDITKGEWKGKVNLPDPALSGSALDFVTGYVKKNGKDGWNLFEQLKKNEVTVAGANQEALDPVVTGAKDMVIAGVDYMTYSAKVKGEPVDIVYPKSGTVISPRAAGIMKDSKNVEGAKEFIDYLLSDDVQKQVAKAYLLPGRTDIKAENRPNVEEIPVLNIDWKTVEKEQDEIGKQFKKVFQ
- a CDS encoding ABC transporter permease — protein: MVNRFISVRQVGMTVALLLVAMLIVIPLFLILFSSIYENSSWNFLKPFEVMQSGGLAGIFLNSMLLGVLVVIGATIFAFPLAFIMRKTDVGKYSKLDIVFMIPFMTPPYIGSMGWILFMQPNGYFEQFFPMLKTVSSSFFSLGGMVLIMSLHLFPFLYFMLKNTLLQIGSSKEEAAAVHGGSFLYRLRKIILPLLVSSYVMGALLIFVKTIAEFGTPATFGRRIGFHVLTSEIHKFISSWPIDFSSATALSSLLLSACMLIWYMQNVLNRKYSYAMVSGKGVKSKRYTLSIFTRVVAWMYVIGLLIVSIGIPYFSILIASLSKLRGGGLHVNNFTTSHYEALFTMGSPGLEALWNSFLFSLVTAIIAVMIGVFLALMIRKGKKNSEKWLDMCGMLPNMVPGIVMVVGLILFWNSPYMPLSIYNTPVMVIVTYVVLFLPYTVQYVKSSLGQIDDSLMQAGSVFSGNYIYIFRKIILPLIIPGILAGWAMTFTISIRELVASLLVLPPSVETSATFIFAQFEQGEVSIGMAMAVVSVGLTTMCLLLLQHMEQKRKGVA
- a CDS encoding MBL fold metallo-hydrolase — its product is MMRIEVWGGAGEYGRSCYFVKNKETKIVFDCGINRSYEDSYPKIEREAVPFLDAVFLSHIHEDHTMGLPLLAKYGYKKKIWTTRYTKEQLPLYYEKWRNYNVMQGWNLPYSDQHIKDLNYVCIDEISNPNEWIQITPTLRFQWGYSGHVLGAVWFLVDLCNTYVFYSGDYSAESNILRANLPEKLGHNIKVAIVDAAYHTDDVSQNERLDDLCAEIERVMQNKGIALLPLPQLGRAQDIVLYLYERYKEFPLIVDKEILAGFEEMFIYKDWIKNNEELKWIMESLKRNIIVMDNDISMQNSYGIVVMSDANMQTKRAQLCYEQLRNEKRNSVIFTGHIAKGSFAERVMKEHVRSTCRVKRVPYKVHQSIKDVKEMLNTLLPEHTVLVHALKEDTDRLQQKLSTAGYENVYSLAMERIEVI
- a CDS encoding YfmQ family protein, with the translated sequence MTTWFIVMLVVFGAFKIIVSSLPNTVIESIISKYETHPKLEEENVTITIHGNNVEGEQKSKIIHDFNEGLFLDRYYAPPHNEGTPLIINAKRGKKDFTFYIYSHEEHVDVVKQYKTKVVAYSLRSKNLQNSDMFVSADLA
- a CDS encoding serine hydrolase; this encodes MNILKIIGIIAGVIIVAVIAFFVIMNYYLSKEDPDYVLKYIKEHKEDETCSLLIKRNGEVLTSINENKKLPLASMAKIVIAVEFAKQVSEGKISRDEQISLHELEKYYVKDTDGGAHPNWLEDAKARELVKNGQIALEEVAKGMIHYSSNANTTYLLEKLGIERVNESIKELELTSHDKFTSYTAALYMRGYVEKELHVPENQSLKTLRNMSKDEYNKHVLQIQEWMKDEEEWKKRDIPLKVDMEFQRIWSDRLVGANAKDYMSIMEKINSRNYFPKLMQEEIENIFKGTVDNSKLEFAGQKGGSTAFVLTKSLYSTDKKGNKIEAVIMFNDIENQVVYQKLRNNINYFIQDAITDEEFRNKL
- a CDS encoding DUF3885 domain-containing protein: MLETFPNLELRPPLFYNWDIGIRFRLGVDYDCNNIYENCLYLEGVYKRTITLFQSLHSTKDDIYIVVDVNDHANGETFKQKLNIFSKYVKEKSDLFKLQKNTIPYVFPDEDEDEDGAYKTHRYTLKCEISDFTYIPMLKAICNQDMGIKPSIFHRVYFINVNKNTIFHVYDDRGCDVLAISPDTIRDIYNTYNDWILEYDRNKIDKVFNWM
- a CDS encoding histidine phosphatase family protein is translated as MTTIYFVRHAHSTYTKEERERPLSEKGHCDAENVTHLLKDKHIDVVISSPYKRAIQTVQGIANTYKLLIQTEEDLRERLLSTEPVADFNVAMQNVWKDWSFAYEGGESSDVAQRRAVICMQNILKQYEGKNIVIGTHGNIMVLLMNYFNSKYDFEFWKTLHMPDVYKLNFDKNRFISAERIEKTGHRLNIL